A window of Rubricoccus marinus contains these coding sequences:
- a CDS encoding undecaprenyl-phosphate glucose phosphotransferase: MLRERSLFLQRGLFLADLALIAVAWVVAYVIRFQVLTPVDSVPLSYYVQFLPFVAAIWGGALLLSGLYQTRRAQRLTLVVWAVARAVGLSLLVSLGASFFYREFSFSRLHMVFFAILSSGFLVGLRLAIYAGLRRARQKGANVRRVLIAGAGKAGQRLSRAFRHYPWMGFEVVGFLDDRGTTVEAEPPDPFYPEQTFTPEVIGTLEEAGEVMDRLASENRPVDMVYAALPLAASRKIEGLAAECSIRTASLALVPDLFHIELLLNSRISDVDGLPVIHLMDEAPFDIRTVVKRGLDIAFSGLVLLALAPLLAGIAIAVKLSSPGPVFYRQRRMGLNGLTFDMLKFRSMPVNAEKASGAVWAQPGENRATRVGAFLRKTSLDELPQFFNVLRGDMSVVGPRPERPVFISEFRHRIPGYMLRHKAKAGITGWAQVNGWRGDTSLEKRIEYDLYYIQNWSLAFDLKIMAMTVVKGFVNENAY; encoded by the coding sequence ATGCTTCGCGAACGCAGTCTCTTCCTCCAGCGCGGCCTCTTCCTGGCGGACCTCGCCCTTATCGCGGTCGCGTGGGTGGTGGCGTACGTCATCCGCTTTCAGGTCCTGACGCCGGTGGACTCGGTCCCGCTGAGCTACTACGTGCAGTTCCTGCCGTTTGTCGCCGCGATCTGGGGCGGGGCGTTGTTGCTCTCGGGGCTGTACCAGACGCGCCGCGCGCAGCGGCTGACGCTCGTCGTGTGGGCCGTGGCGCGGGCGGTTGGGCTGAGCCTTCTGGTCTCGCTGGGGGCCTCGTTCTTCTACCGCGAGTTCTCGTTCTCGCGGCTGCACATGGTGTTTTTCGCCATCCTGTCGTCGGGCTTCCTCGTCGGCCTGCGGCTGGCGATCTACGCAGGGCTCCGGCGCGCGCGGCAGAAGGGCGCGAACGTCCGGCGCGTGCTCATCGCCGGCGCGGGCAAGGCCGGTCAGCGCCTCTCGCGCGCGTTCCGGCACTACCCGTGGATGGGCTTCGAGGTGGTGGGTTTCCTGGACGACCGCGGCACAACGGTGGAAGCCGAGCCGCCCGACCCGTTCTACCCGGAGCAGACGTTTACGCCAGAGGTGATCGGCACGCTGGAGGAGGCCGGCGAGGTGATGGACCGGCTCGCGAGCGAGAACCGGCCCGTCGACATGGTCTACGCCGCGCTGCCTCTGGCGGCGTCGCGCAAAATCGAGGGGCTCGCGGCGGAGTGCTCTATCCGGACGGCGAGCCTGGCGCTCGTGCCCGACCTGTTCCACATCGAGCTGCTTCTCAACAGCCGGATCTCGGACGTGGACGGCCTGCCGGTTATCCACCTCATGGACGAGGCGCCGTTCGACATCCGAACGGTCGTCAAACGAGGCCTCGATATCGCGTTTTCGGGCCTCGTGCTGCTGGCGCTCGCGCCGCTGCTGGCCGGCATCGCGATCGCCGTCAAGCTTTCCAGCCCGGGCCCGGTCTTTTACCGCCAGAGGCGGATGGGCCTGAACGGGCTCACGTTCGACATGCTCAAGTTTCGGTCCATGCCTGTCAACGCGGAGAAGGCCTCTGGCGCCGTCTGGGCGCAGCCGGGCGAGAACCGCGCGACGCGCGTGGGCGCGTTCCTGCGCAAGACCTCGCTGGACGAGCTGCCGCAGTTTTTCAACGTGCTCCGCGGCGACATGTCGGTGGTCGGGCCGCGGCCGGAGCGGCCGGTCTTCATCTCGGAGTTCCGCCACCGCATCCCTGGTTACATGCTCCGCCACAAGGCGAAGGCGGGCATCACGGGCTGGGCGCAGGTCAACGGCTGGCGCGGCGACACGAGCCTGGAGAAGCGCATCGAGTACGACCTCTACTACATCCAGAACTGGAGCCTCGCCTTCGACCTCAAGATCATGGCGATGACCGTCGTCAAGGGGTTCGTCAACGAGAACGCGTACTAG
- a CDS encoding aspartate/glutamate racemase family protein, translating into MPAPRPAPDPRDAIGVLGGLGPYAGLDLVRAIFDETHAHADQEHLPVALLSYPGRIPDRSTWIHDHTAPSPVPPMLDVLRKLDDAGCAVAGIPCNTAHAPALFDLLRGYLAADGRDIRLLHIVDAIVARVQEVAPEAETVGVLATDSSIANRLHEIGLEAAGMHAVVPLAEVQREVQASIFDPSWGLKAFSHPPKPKAREVLLRATEHLIERGAEAVILGCTELPLAIPEAVHDASGVPFVSSTRALARALIRETHPAKLRPLT; encoded by the coding sequence TTGCCCGCACCCCGCCCCGCCCCCGATCCGCGCGACGCCATCGGCGTGCTGGGAGGCCTCGGCCCGTACGCCGGGCTCGACCTCGTCCGCGCCATCTTCGACGAGACCCACGCACACGCCGACCAGGAGCACCTGCCGGTCGCGCTGCTCTCGTACCCGGGCCGCATCCCGGACCGGAGCACGTGGATCCACGACCACACCGCGCCGAGCCCGGTCCCGCCCATGCTGGACGTTTTGCGGAAGCTGGACGACGCGGGCTGTGCCGTCGCCGGGATCCCGTGCAACACGGCCCACGCGCCGGCGCTGTTCGACCTCTTGCGCGGCTACCTCGCCGCGGACGGGCGCGACATCCGGCTGCTCCACATCGTGGACGCCATCGTGGCGCGCGTGCAGGAAGTGGCGCCAGAGGCCGAGACGGTCGGCGTGCTGGCCACGGACTCGTCGATCGCGAACCGGCTTCACGAGATCGGACTGGAAGCGGCCGGGATGCACGCCGTGGTGCCTCTGGCGGAGGTGCAGCGCGAGGTGCAGGCGTCGATCTTCGATCCGTCCTGGGGGCTCAAGGCGTTCTCGCACCCGCCGAAGCCGAAGGCCCGCGAGGTACTGCTCCGCGCGACCGAGCACCTCATCGAGCGCGGCGCCGAGGCGGTCATCTTGGGCTGCACCGAGTTGCCTCTGGCGATCCCCGAGGCCGTCCACGACGCCAGCGGCGTGCCGTTTGTCAGCTCCACGCGGGCGCTCGCGCGGGCGCTGATCCGTGAGACGCACCCGGCCAAGCTCAGGCCCCTGACCTAG
- a CDS encoding ribose-phosphate diphosphokinase produces the protein MLFAGRCNPALARGIADDADCEGLSGVTLRNFSDGEIYVRYDESIRGHEVFIIQSTPPPGDNWMELLLMVDAARRASARTITAVIPYFGYARQDRKDQPRVSIAARMLARMLEEAGVDRVLTMDLHAAQIQGFFDIPVDHLYGSVVFEEWLDTNPLGAAFRENLVVVAPDVGASKVARAYAKKLGADLALIDKRRPQANEVEIMNIIGDVKGRNCLLIDDLVDTAGTLTSGADALHASGALEIQAFCTHALLSGPAYERIEASALSRLIVTDTVPLRRQSDKIEVITVAPLFADAIHRIYTDESISTLFDD, from the coding sequence ATGCTCTTCGCCGGCCGGTGCAATCCGGCGCTGGCACGCGGCATCGCGGACGATGCGGATTGCGAGGGCCTCAGCGGCGTCACGCTCCGCAACTTCTCCGACGGCGAGATCTACGTCCGCTACGACGAGTCCATCCGCGGACACGAGGTGTTCATCATCCAGTCCACGCCGCCCCCCGGCGACAACTGGATGGAGCTCCTCTTGATGGTCGACGCCGCGCGCCGCGCGAGCGCGCGCACCATCACCGCCGTCATCCCCTACTTCGGCTACGCCCGGCAGGACCGCAAGGACCAGCCCCGCGTGTCCATCGCCGCGCGGATGCTCGCGCGGATGCTAGAAGAGGCCGGCGTGGACCGCGTGCTGACGATGGACCTCCACGCCGCGCAGATCCAGGGCTTTTTCGACATTCCCGTCGACCACCTCTACGGCTCGGTCGTGTTCGAGGAGTGGCTGGACACGAACCCGCTGGGCGCCGCCTTCCGCGAGAACCTCGTGGTCGTCGCCCCAGACGTGGGCGCCTCCAAGGTGGCCCGCGCCTACGCCAAAAAGCTCGGCGCCGACCTCGCGCTGATCGACAAGCGTCGGCCACAGGCCAACGAGGTCGAGATCATGAACATCATCGGCGATGTCAAGGGCCGCAACTGCCTCCTCATCGACGACCTGGTGGACACCGCCGGCACGCTGACCTCCGGCGCCGACGCGCTCCACGCCTCTGGCGCCCTGGAGATCCAGGCCTTCTGCACGCACGCGTTGCTTTCCGGCCCCGCCTACGAGCGCATCGAGGCCAGCGCGCTCAGCCGCCTCATCGTGACCGACACGGTCCCGCTCCGCCGCCAGAGCGACAAGATCGAGGTCATCACCGTGGCGCCGCTTTTCGCCGACGCCATCCACCGCATCTACACCGACGAGTCGATCTCGACGCTCTTCGACGACTGA
- a CDS encoding 50S ribosomal protein L25, which yields MDSITLHAAEPREGGKKEVKAVRNAGRVPCVLYGPSTEPVHFSVPTLDLRPLIHTTENYRVEVTMGGEDHEAILKHIDFHPITDEPLHVDFLALTKGQTLTLTIPIRLEGTAPGIKAGGQLAQPLHELTISSLPKDIPGYVTIDVSTLQVGDSLHVSDLSLGDTIDVLTEPERTIVSITAPRVEEVEADDDALLLGDAADEAPADDAAGDDAEA from the coding sequence ATGGATTCCATCACCCTCCACGCCGCCGAGCCCCGCGAAGGCGGCAAGAAAGAAGTCAAGGCCGTCCGCAACGCCGGCCGCGTCCCCTGCGTGCTTTACGGCCCGTCCACCGAGCCCGTGCACTTCTCCGTGCCCACTCTCGACCTCCGCCCCCTCATCCACACGACCGAAAACTACCGGGTCGAGGTGACGATGGGCGGCGAGGACCACGAGGCCATCCTCAAGCACATCGACTTCCACCCGATCACCGACGAGCCGCTCCACGTGGACTTCCTCGCGCTGACGAAGGGCCAGACGCTGACGCTCACCATCCCGATCCGCCTCGAAGGCACGGCTCCGGGCATCAAGGCCGGTGGCCAGCTCGCGCAGCCGCTCCACGAGCTGACGATCTCCAGCCTCCCGAAGGACATCCCGGGCTACGTCACCATCGACGTGTCCACGCTCCAGGTGGGCGACTCCCTGCACGTCTCCGACCTCTCGCTCGGCGACACGATCGACGTGCTCACCGAGCCCGAGCGCACCATCGTCTCCATCACGGCTCCTCGCGTTGAGGAAGTCGAGGCGGACGACGACGCCCTCCTCCTCGGCGACGCTGCCGACGAGGCCCCCGCCGACGACGCCGCTGGCGACGACGCCGAGGCTTAA
- the pth gene encoding aminoacyl-tRNA hydrolase produces MSFLRRLLSRSAPAASGATASGDSRPRPQPQVLLVGLGNPGAQYAATRHNIGFAVIDRLADELGVAVTTPEAGSLVARAVWEGVPVLLVKPQQFMNRSGGPLAELLAEYDLAPEAGLVIYDDLALPVGALRLRPKGGAGGHNGIKSIIQSLGSTEFPRLRVGVGDTFAPGTQVDFVLSPFPEDEREAARDAVALACEAALVFARDGMTTAMNQYNRRG; encoded by the coding sequence ATGAGCTTCCTCCGCCGCCTCCTTTCCCGCTCCGCGCCCGCGGCCTCTGGCGCCACCGCTTCCGGGGATTCACGCCCGAGGCCGCAGCCCCAGGTGCTGCTCGTCGGCCTGGGCAACCCCGGCGCGCAGTACGCCGCCACGCGCCACAACATCGGCTTCGCCGTGATCGACCGCCTGGCGGACGAGTTGGGTGTGGCCGTGACCACGCCGGAGGCGGGCTCGCTCGTGGCCCGCGCCGTTTGGGAAGGCGTGCCGGTCCTGCTCGTCAAGCCGCAGCAGTTCATGAACCGCTCGGGCGGGCCTCTGGCGGAGCTCCTGGCGGAGTACGACCTCGCGCCAGAGGCCGGCCTCGTGATCTACGACGACCTCGCGCTACCCGTCGGCGCGCTCCGGCTGCGGCCAAAGGGCGGTGCTGGCGGTCACAACGGCATCAAGAGCATTATCCAGTCACTAGGCTCCACCGAGTTTCCCCGGTTGCGTGTAGGTGTGGGGGATACTTTTGCGCCCGGTACGCAGGTCGATTTCGTGCTCTCTCCCTTTCCCGAGGACGAGCGCGAGGCTGCCCGAGATGCCGTCGCCCTCGCGTGCGAGGCGGCACTGGTGTTCGCCCGCGACGGGATGACCACCGCGATGAACCAGTACAACCGCCGGGGCTAA
- a CDS encoding OmpA family protein, which yields MALDAEAAAAVPQGYSYLSEINVVAPDPDVVAAEARIEEALIEPVQFTTGTANMVGTSTTILDQVAETLMEYEQFNVTIGGHTDNTGSAQTNQQLSQQRAEAVLAYLADKGIAAERLTAVGYGQARPVASNDTEAGQAQNRRVDFTVNS from the coding sequence ATGGCGCTCGACGCCGAGGCTGCTGCCGCCGTCCCGCAGGGGTACTCGTACCTCTCCGAGATCAACGTCGTCGCCCCAGACCCCGACGTGGTCGCGGCGGAGGCGCGGATCGAGGAGGCGCTGATCGAGCCGGTGCAGTTCACGACCGGCACGGCCAACATGGTCGGCACGTCCACCACGATCCTGGATCAGGTGGCCGAGACGCTGATGGAGTACGAGCAGTTCAACGTCACCATCGGTGGCCACACGGACAACACGGGTTCGGCGCAGACGAACCAGCAGCTCAGCCAGCAGCGCGCGGAGGCCGTCCTGGCCTACCTCGCTGACAAGGGCATCGCCGCAGAGCGCCTCACGGCGGTCGGCTACGGCCAGGCCCGCCCCGTGGCGAGCAACGACACCGAGGCCGGCCAGGCGCAGAACCGCCGCGTCGACTTCACGGTCAACAGCTAG
- a CDS encoding serine/threonine-protein kinase → MTASPPASGASPDDGSFLVGRSVGPYRIEERIGGGGMGVVYRATDTRLGRTVALKFLAARLRADPTARQRLREEARAVAALDHPHVASVFDVGETEDGREYVAMAFYEGETLEARLQQGPLAPEAAVEIACQIASGLGAAHRAGIVHRDVKPANVMLVGEPASAKVLDFGIAKTEHVHLTQEGESVGTALYMSPEQLRGEPTDARSDVWALGAVLYEMLAGRRPFGGSYAAAIGYAVLHEDPPPLAGDLPDGLEAVVLRCLAKSPEARYASMEALAADLDAFQDGRVPPAPEATPARAGTGLWRWAAALLAVVLVAIAVVVLWPEPARAESQRLVVLPFRASGPDAEALSEGLVEAVTSKLGALGPLRERVRVVPASEVEAGMTPSEAHERFGATLVVEGSVATEGDEVRVTFGLVEVGREGPVQGPTEQIDDARGSSFALQDAAALGVLRMLRIEIGAAEKSALASGGTGDPEANERYLRGRGVLRNQQSDADVARARDLFGEAISRDPAFALAYAGLAEAEWQTYRRTDAVEWADRAIANAKHALELDDGLAEVHISLAIIYQGRQRFRDGLASIDRALEIDPTNGEAVRRQAKIYADLGRAPEAERAFRRAIALAPDLWRPYNSLGVFYLDEGRAAEAAAQFQKGLEINPVNLSLFINLGVASVISGDFEQAQRAFEEVLRLDPDDSDAAYNLSTVRAFLGDTGGAVEAAQRAVALRPDDYEAHEALAEALWNAGKQGEARASFQTSLRLARGHLTVGRDPDVLKVMARVFALSGQRDSARVYLREIGERISPEAASVQEVFVIGVTHELAGQRAEALSWLRSALDRGFGAEQIKRSPWLGDLREDPLAISLLTPDP, encoded by the coding sequence ATGACTGCTTCCCCCCCCGCCTCTGGCGCGTCTCCTGACGACGGCTCGTTCCTCGTCGGCCGTTCCGTCGGTCCCTACCGGATCGAGGAGCGGATCGGCGGCGGCGGTATGGGCGTGGTGTACCGCGCGACGGATACGCGTCTTGGCCGGACCGTCGCGCTCAAGTTCCTAGCGGCCCGCCTCCGCGCCGATCCCACGGCGCGCCAGAGGCTCCGCGAAGAGGCCCGCGCCGTGGCGGCGCTGGACCACCCGCACGTGGCGAGCGTGTTCGACGTGGGCGAGACCGAGGACGGCCGGGAGTACGTCGCGATGGCGTTCTACGAGGGCGAGACGCTGGAGGCGCGCCTCCAGCAGGGGCCTCTGGCGCCAGAGGCCGCGGTCGAGATCGCGTGCCAGATCGCGAGCGGGCTGGGCGCGGCGCACCGCGCCGGCATCGTACATCGTGATGTGAAGCCCGCGAACGTGATGCTGGTGGGAGAGCCGGCAAGCGCGAAGGTTCTGGACTTCGGCATCGCCAAGACCGAGCACGTTCACCTGACGCAAGAGGGCGAGAGCGTCGGCACGGCGCTGTACATGAGCCCGGAGCAACTCCGCGGCGAGCCCACCGACGCGCGCTCCGACGTGTGGGCGCTCGGCGCCGTGCTCTACGAGATGCTCGCCGGGCGCCGACCGTTCGGGGGCTCGTACGCCGCCGCCATCGGCTACGCCGTGTTGCACGAGGACCCGCCGCCTCTGGCGGGAGACCTGCCGGACGGGTTGGAGGCCGTGGTCCTTCGGTGCCTCGCCAAGTCGCCAGAAGCCCGCTACGCGTCGATGGAGGCGCTCGCGGCGGACCTCGACGCTTTCCAGGATGGCCGCGTGCCCCCGGCGCCGGAGGCGACGCCTGCCCGAGCGGGTACAGGCCTCTGGCGCTGGGCGGCGGCTCTCCTCGCGGTGGTCTTGGTGGCCATCGCAGTCGTGGTGCTCTGGCCGGAGCCCGCGCGAGCCGAGTCGCAGCGGCTCGTCGTGCTCCCGTTCCGCGCCAGCGGCCCGGATGCGGAGGCCCTGTCCGAAGGGCTGGTGGAGGCGGTCACGAGCAAGCTCGGCGCGCTTGGCCCCTTGCGGGAGCGCGTGCGCGTGGTGCCCGCGAGCGAAGTGGAGGCGGGGATGACGCCGAGCGAGGCGCACGAGCGCTTCGGCGCCACGCTCGTGGTCGAGGGGTCGGTCGCGACCGAGGGCGACGAGGTCCGCGTCACGTTCGGACTCGTCGAGGTGGGGCGCGAGGGGCCGGTTCAGGGTCCGACGGAGCAGATCGACGACGCCAGAGGCTCTTCTTTCGCACTACAGGATGCCGCCGCGCTCGGCGTGTTGCGGATGCTCCGCATCGAAATCGGGGCGGCAGAAAAGAGCGCGCTGGCCTCTGGCGGGACCGGGGACCCCGAGGCCAACGAGCGGTACCTCCGCGGCCGCGGCGTGCTCCGCAACCAGCAGTCCGACGCCGACGTGGCGCGCGCGCGGGACCTCTTCGGGGAGGCGATCTCGCGGGACCCCGCCTTCGCGCTCGCCTACGCCGGCCTCGCCGAGGCGGAGTGGCAGACCTACCGCCGGACCGACGCGGTCGAGTGGGCGGACCGCGCCATCGCCAACGCCAAGCACGCGCTGGAACTAGACGATGGTCTCGCGGAGGTCCACATTTCGCTCGCCATCATCTACCAGGGGCGCCAGCGCTTCCGGGACGGTCTGGCCTCTATCGACCGCGCGCTGGAGATCGACCCCACCAACGGCGAGGCCGTCCGGCGGCAGGCGAAGATCTACGCCGACCTGGGCCGCGCGCCAGAGGCCGAGCGGGCGTTCCGGCGCGCCATCGCGCTCGCGCCGGACCTCTGGCGCCCCTACAACAGCCTCGGCGTGTTCTACCTGGACGAGGGACGCGCTGCGGAGGCCGCCGCGCAGTTTCAGAAGGGGTTGGAGATCAATCCGGTCAACCTCTCGCTGTTCATCAACCTCGGGGTCGCGTCGGTGATCTCGGGAGACTTCGAGCAGGCGCAGCGGGCCTTCGAGGAGGTGCTGCGTCTCGACCCCGACGACTCCGACGCCGCCTACAACCTCTCGACCGTTCGGGCGTTTCTCGGCGATACGGGGGGCGCCGTTGAGGCGGCCCAGCGCGCCGTCGCCCTCCGGCCCGACGATTATGAGGCTCACGAGGCGCTTGCAGAGGCGCTGTGGAACGCGGGCAAGCAAGGGGAGGCCCGCGCCTCGTTCCAGACCTCTCTCCGCCTCGCACGCGGGCACCTCACCGTCGGGCGTGATCCGGACGTGTTGAAGGTCATGGCCCGGGTGTTCGCGCTGAGCGGCCAGCGGGACAGCGCCCGCGTCTACCTCCGCGAGATCGGCGAGCGCATCTCGCCAGAGGCCGCAAGCGTGCAGGAAGTCTTCGTCATCGGCGTCACGCACGAGCTAGCGGGGCAGCGGGCGGAGGCGCTCTCGTGGCTGCGGAGCGCACTGGACCGCGGCTTCGGTGCCGAGCAGATCAAGCGGTCTCCGTGGCTCGGCGACCTGCGCGAAGACCCCCTCGCGATTTCCCTCCTCACCCCCGATCCCTGA
- a CDS encoding adenylate/guanylate cyclase domain-containing protein: protein MTELDELRRDVGQLSLLNDIAVALGSAKDLDAAVHTLVSRSVDAIGAEQGVVTLVGRASGDAAATFVRTVRDARGSDLRPDEALMAWMDANRRTLRLADPRAEAPFSGFQWGESVRSVLCAPLISAGRFLGVLTLYNKRATAASLEAQPAGASGVAFTPEDGRLLTILAMQSAQTLDAAQKATEHTRILNIFGRHTAPAVVEELLRYDADPPGRRTHACIMFLDVRGFTTFAEQAEPEAVVTFLNRFFGLTIDAVTSRGGIVHQLLGDGFMAVFGAPLATPDDCMRAVEAALDIVARVEAEVASGELQPVRVGIGLHAGEVIAGTVGSAQHKEYKVTGDVVNVAARVEGLNKTYDSQVLVTDAVWARVPPGQFAAEPLGRVDLRGRSVAPEVHRLV, encoded by the coding sequence ATGACCGAACTCGACGAACTCCGCCGCGACGTCGGGCAACTCTCCCTGCTCAACGACATCGCCGTCGCGCTCGGCAGCGCGAAGGACCTCGACGCCGCCGTCCACACGCTCGTCAGCCGCTCGGTCGACGCCATCGGCGCCGAGCAAGGCGTCGTCACGCTCGTCGGCCGCGCCTCTGGCGACGCCGCGGCCACGTTTGTGCGGACGGTCCGCGACGCCAGAGGCTCCGACCTCCGGCCGGATGAAGCGCTCATGGCCTGGATGGACGCCAACCGCCGCACGCTCCGCCTCGCGGATCCCCGTGCGGAAGCGCCGTTCTCGGGCTTCCAGTGGGGCGAGTCCGTTCGCTCGGTTCTCTGCGCGCCGCTGATCTCGGCCGGGCGCTTTCTGGGCGTGCTCACGCTGTACAACAAGCGCGCGACCGCCGCCTCATTGGAGGCGCAACCCGCCGGAGCCTCTGGCGTGGCGTTCACGCCAGAGGACGGGCGGCTGCTCACCATCCTCGCGATGCAGTCCGCGCAGACGCTCGACGCGGCGCAGAAGGCGACCGAGCACACGCGGATCCTGAACATCTTCGGCCGCCACACGGCCCCGGCCGTCGTGGAAGAGTTGCTGCGCTACGACGCCGACCCGCCCGGTCGGCGCACGCACGCGTGCATCATGTTTCTGGACGTGCGCGGCTTCACGACGTTCGCCGAGCAGGCCGAGCCCGAGGCCGTGGTCACGTTCCTCAACCGCTTTTTCGGCCTCACCATCGACGCCGTGACCTCGCGCGGCGGCATCGTGCACCAACTCCTCGGCGACGGGTTCATGGCCGTGTTCGGTGCGCCTCTGGCGACGCCGGACGACTGCATGCGCGCCGTGGAGGCGGCGTTGGACATCGTAGCGCGCGTGGAAGCAGAGGTGGCCTCTGGCGAGCTTCAGCCCGTGCGGGTCGGGATCGGGCTGCACGCGGGCGAGGTGATTGCGGGAACGGTCGGCTCGGCGCAGCACAAGGAGTACAAGGTCACCGGCGACGTGGTGAACGTGGCCGCGCGCGTGGAGGGGCTGAACAAGACATACGACTCGCAGGTGCTCGTCACCGACGCGGTCTGGGCGCGGGTGCCCCCCGGCCAATTCGCCGCCGAGCCGCTCGGCCGCGTCGACCTCCGCGGGCGGAGCGTGGCCCCCGAGGTGCACCGTCTCGTGTGA
- the sucB gene encoding 2-oxoglutarate dehydrogenase, E2 component, dihydrolipoamide succinyltransferase, with translation MARVDVVMPKMGESVMEGTVLEWKKAVGETVEQDETLLEISTDKVDSEVPSPAEGRIVEILVQENDTVEVGTPIAIIETDVNAPADGGGASGGGDAPEAAEQAAEPLDVSEPAALAEVEPAAKPAAPIMRTEESAEAEAAPEASSDAPDPSSAPAGGGVEVVMPKMGESVMEGTVLEWKKAVGDEVEQDETLLEISTDKVDSEVPSPAAGTLVQILVEEGETVDVGTPIAIIGSAVDGTVQSPASPEPTNAHVSPALSESTPEAAPASGDAPEPAEKSYGFSGQPGGPGLAEPAQHAASGDGDSGPIPRRDDDGNFYSPLVRSIAETEGVSLSELQSIKGTGSDGRISKADVMGYLETRGASAPAAQTPPAAQAAPAQPTPVAPAQPAPAAPKAATPAPRPAPTSDASGDGVEVMHMDRMRQLIAEHMTRSKSTSAHVTSFAEIDVTGLVAHRNAHKTEFQKREGVKLTYTPYFLHAAVEPLRAHPLLNSSVEGNEIHIKKAFHIGIAVAIGTKGLLVPVVRNAGQQNLTGLTHNIADLAERTRSKKLQPDELQGGTFTITNVGSLGSLMGTPIINQPQVAILSPGAIVKRPVVVEDPNLGDVIAIRQMMYVSLSYDHRIIDGSMAASFLAAYRASLESITAESNLF, from the coding sequence ATGGCCCGCGTCGATGTTGTCATGCCCAAGATGGGCGAGAGTGTCATGGAAGGCACCGTCCTCGAATGGAAAAAGGCCGTCGGTGAGACGGTCGAGCAGGACGAGACCCTCCTCGAAATCTCGACCGACAAGGTCGATTCCGAGGTCCCGTCGCCCGCCGAGGGCCGCATCGTCGAGATCCTCGTGCAGGAGAACGACACCGTGGAGGTGGGCACGCCCATCGCCATCATCGAGACCGACGTGAACGCGCCCGCCGACGGCGGCGGAGCCTCTGGCGGAGGCGACGCGCCAGAGGCCGCCGAGCAGGCCGCTGAGCCGCTCGACGTGAGCGAGCCTGCCGCATTGGCCGAGGTGGAGCCCGCTGCCAAGCCGGCCGCGCCCATCATGCGCACCGAGGAATCCGCCGAAGCGGAGGCCGCGCCAGAGGCCTCTAGCGACGCGCCCGATCCGTCCAGCGCGCCCGCAGGCGGCGGCGTGGAAGTGGTCATGCCCAAGATGGGCGAGAGCGTGATGGAAGGGACGGTCCTCGAATGGAAAAAGGCCGTCGGCGACGAGGTAGAGCAGGACGAGACGCTGCTGGAGATCTCGACCGACAAGGTCGACTCCGAGGTCCCGTCCCCTGCTGCCGGCACGCTTGTCCAGATCCTCGTCGAGGAGGGCGAGACCGTCGACGTGGGCACGCCCATCGCCATCATCGGCTCCGCCGTCGACGGCACCGTGCAGTCGCCCGCCTCGCCAGAGCCCACGAACGCTCACGTGTCTCCGGCGCTCTCCGAGAGCACGCCAGAGGCCGCGCCCGCTTCGGGCGACGCTCCCGAGCCCGCCGAGAAGAGCTACGGGTTCTCCGGCCAGCCCGGAGGCCCCGGTCTCGCCGAGCCCGCCCAGCACGCCGCCTCTGGCGACGGCGACAGCGGCCCGATCCCGCGCCGCGACGACGACGGCAACTTCTACTCCCCTCTTGTCCGCTCCATCGCGGAAACCGAGGGCGTCTCGCTCTCCGAGCTTCAGAGCATCAAGGGCACGGGCTCCGACGGCCGCATCTCCAAAGCCGACGTGATGGGCTACCTGGAGACCCGGGGCGCCAGCGCGCCAGCGGCCCAGACCCCGCCCGCAGCTCAGGCCGCCCCCGCGCAGCCTACGCCCGTCGCCCCGGCCCAGCCGGCGCCAGCGGCTCCCAAGGCCGCTACGCCCGCACCACGCCCGGCTCCCACGTCCGACGCCTCTGGCGATGGCGTGGAGGTGATGCACATGGACCGGATGCGTCAGCTGATCGCAGAGCACATGACGCGCTCGAAGTCCACGAGCGCACACGTGACCTCGTTCGCGGAGATCGATGTGACCGGCTTGGTCGCGCACCGCAACGCGCACAAAACGGAGTTCCAGAAGCGCGAGGGCGTCAAGCTGACGTACACCCCGTACTTCTTGCACGCCGCCGTGGAGCCGCTCCGCGCGCACCCGCTCCTGAACTCCTCCGTGGAGGGCAACGAGATCCACATCAAGAAGGCGTTCCACATCGGCATCGCCGTCGCGATCGGTACCAAGGGGCTTCTCGTCCCGGTCGTGCGCAACGCGGGGCAGCAGAACCTGACCGGCCTCACGCACAACATCGCGGACCTCGCCGAGCGGACGCGGAGCAAGAAGCTCCAGCCCGACGAGCTCCAGGGCGGCACGTTCACCATCACGAACGTCGGCAGCCTCGGCAGCCTGATGGGCACGCCGATCATCAACCAGCCGCAGGTGGCCATCCTCTCCCCCGGAGCCATCGTCAAGCGGCCGGTCGTGGTCGAGGACCCGAACCTGGGCGACGTCATCGCCATCCGCCAGATGATGTACGTCTCGCTCTCCTACGATCACCGCATCATCGACGGCTCGATGGCGGCCAGCTTCCTCGCGGCTTACCGCGCGTCGCTGGAGTCCATCACGGCCGAGAGCAACCTGTTCTAA